GAGCCTCTATTAGACCTCCCTAACTGTGGGGTcactgtgctgggagcagagagagatggagaacAGGTTGAGATTATTGAAATGCATAATAAAACAAAGTGATGTGCTTAGGAAACTTCAGTTTGTGAGATGCAAAATGACAGCCCTGGAGCCCAGAGTAATCCATTAAAGATAGTCACACTCTGCCCCAACAATACGCCTCAAGTCTATGGGAGAAAGAGGAACCTGTGGGTAGTCCAGTCTACATACGGACCTTTTCCAGCTGCCAGCAAAGATGCTTTTAACGGGTTCTGATTCCCGACAGTCAACTGAAGTTAATATGATTTAAGTGTTGTCCTGAATCAGAGCCATCATGGGGATACCTGCCTCCAGGAGACAGCGGGGCCTAGTGAATAGCAtgctggactaggactcaggggacgtgggttctgccactgatctgttGAGTGACCTTCAACAAGCCACTCCACccgttcctcagtttccccatgcgTAAAATGTAAAGCACGCTGAAGCCATACGCATTTTTGTTAGAACAAAAGAACTGAAGCCAGCACCTTATTTTACATGGACCACTTTACAACCAGATATCAAATTACCCTCAAGTTACTACTGATCTTGGCTGGATTTAAATTGATGATCCTGATGTGAAAGGCTGTAAGGTGTGAAAGGTGTCTCATGAACTATCCAATCATTGTCATTTGCTATCCCTCTTTGGCAATCTCTCATTTTAAGTGTTGTGGCTATGAAGGCAACTACTTCAATTTACAGTTTTCTACAGCTTGCCCAACTTGTGCACAGTGATATTTCTAAAACAGATACCAGATTGTATGAAAACATGTAAGATTACATTTATTCGAAAACCTTCGAAAAAGCCAACTATATTACAAGCACCCTGCAAATTAAACTGTACTCTCCTGCTTTGGTATTATTATGCACTGAGACTGTTCCAGTTATAATCCACTTCTGTTCGGCTTTCCACTTTACTGGAAACTACTACTAAAGACAGTGACACTCAAGCTTGCCCATGAGCTCTGCAGGGGAAAATCAAAACAGGCTTACTCATAGCATGTTACATTTGTACAAAGTAAATTAGCTAAACCCAACACATTTGGTAAACTGTCAATAAAACACACCTTTCCCCAGCCAGATTGCAAATTTTAGAagcctgaccaaaaaaaaaaatttattttgattttgctaCTCGGGAATGAATATAATATAAAAACCATTTCACTTCTTGTACATTTTTACATATAAAAGAAGGCACCTTTGTACACTTCGTATATGTGAGCTTGTCTTACGTTTCAATATAAATAGTGGAAAATCAGAAGATAAGCATAATTTCATGTAGAGACTGCAGCTTCAACATGTGTAGAAAACCATCCGAAATCATTATTCAATAGTTAGACATAATAAAACAACGTGCCTCATATTTGCTCATATTTCAGTTCACAGTTCTGATGTGCCTGAtttgttttaaagcaaaataCATAAAAACATGATATTCCATCAGGGTGCAGGGGTACATTATTTTCTATCATAAGACATACATATATTGTGCTACTGCAGCACAGAAAAAAGTTAGCTCTGGCTTTAAAGAGAATTAATTTGAACATTAGTTGATTATACTACTACACCTTGAAAATACTTTAAAGAAAGTATCACTTAACAGCTGCAGTTCAGATTCAACAAATTTCAGTCAGAgcaaagcatttttcttctacaagCCAATGCTGAGATGACAACCCCAATTCTGCAATTGGATGGGAGATGCCAGCCACAACCATTTTAGCAGCCTTCTGAGTCTAGCCTTTCCATACAAGGATAGTAGGAGCAACCTAGCTGTGCACATTTTGTCCAGCTGTTGCAATAAGGTTCAGCTAGGCATTTGTTAGACTTGTATGTGAATAAGAGACTCAATAATTAGGATAAAGTTGTAGCAGGGAATGAAGAAAAGTTTGAGAAGATATTTAACGTCTCAGTAGCAGTCCCTTCATTCTTGCAACCTTCACAGTCCATGAGTAGatagtgggtaaaattttcaagagtgcccAAGTGACTTTGGAGCTTAAATCCCTCTTAAAAGTGGAACCTAGGAGCCTAAGTTACTACAGTGACACTGAAAATTTTCCCCAATGATAGTTGGTGTGAGAAACATAGCTCCTTTAATGCTTTATGATCTCGATTTCAGTTTTCAATATACAGTACTTTAAACGGCAAAGCAAATCAGTTTAAGATAATACAGTAATTTAATTCTAGATTCACAAAAACCAAAATAGTATTTATATCTGCCTACTGCATTTACTTAACTTTATAATTAGCTGCACTAACTAGTAATCATTATGTTAAATAAAAGATCACAGTTGTCAAAATAAAATTCCCCTCACTGTAAAGTGAAATAACACACTCTGAAAAGGTTTACTCTCCATACCGTATTTCTGCTCTTAGCTCATGTGAAAGATAATTTATTAGCACTGctgccaacttctgttggagggCGGCATTTCCCATTACAAGTGCAGTCAACTGTGCAGCATCAGTCCAGTCTAAGTTCCTGATAATAGCGAAGGTATCTTCATAGAGCTTCTGTTGCTCAGCAGGAGGCAGTTCCAGTATAATCTGAGGGATTGGCTTAAACTGTCCAGCAGTCATCCAAGCACCAAATAAACCACCAACTGCACCCCCTAGAAAAATCAATGAAGATGTAATTAGTCAGTCTCcactttttaattattaaatttCAAACCCTACCCAACAATAACCAGGCTTCAAACAACACTGGTGCTGCTGTCGCTATCGGAAGTTAACGAAGAGAGTTGAGTGGCCAGGGCACATTTACTTTAATGGTTATATATAAAACAAGTTAAAAGTGGCCAAAAAGAGTTTCCAAGACTAAGTCAGCTCCCATCGCAAAACAATTCTTAACACAATCAGTACTAATAACTTAAAGCCCTAaatcagtgaaaaaaaaatcatcctttaTGGCCCTGACTGGTCTCTTCAGGAGAAGAGAGAAGATCACAGATTCTGGATAAgacagattttttaaataaagccctCTGGTCAAGGAAACCATGAGATAAATCATACGTTGGTGGCCAAAATTAATTTACTTCTCTCTCTCATTACAAATCCACAGCACGGTACACGTTTTCTGCCTCTGTTAAACAGGCCTTATTACTCTCGTTCCTTCATAAAGTCCCTGCATGGCTGGTGCTTATATGATACCAAACAGGAAACAAACCCAGCAGTTTGGGGAGTACTGATTTAGAGACAGTCACCCTATTGATTACTGAATCAGCACTTTCTCACTGGTCAGGCAGTACCATGGATTCCAAAACATGCTCTTCTCTTTTGTATAGAGCTGATCTGTCCCCTCCCAAGAATACTGGGGGTGGGAGATCCTATGCGGCTGTCAAGGTGATCATTGTGCCTACTCCAGGGGGAAGTTTCAATAGTACAGATCTGTAATGGGTGCTCCCTTTCAAAAGGGAATCA
This genomic stretch from Lepidochelys kempii isolate rLepKem1 chromosome 12, rLepKem1.hap2, whole genome shotgun sequence harbors:
- the C12H19orf12 gene encoding protein C19orf12 homolog isoform X2: MPIDVHDVMHLLCRISEERKMKAAVRHSGRGALVAGATAFVGGLMGGPPGIAVGGAVGGLFGAWMTAGQFKPIPQIILELPPAEQQKLYEDTFAIIRNLDWTDAAQLTALVMGNAALQQKLAAVLINYLSHELRAEIRAHGQA
- the C12H19orf12 gene encoding protein C19orf12 homolog isoform X3, with product MPIDVHDVMHLLCRISEERKMKAAVRHSGRGALVAGATAFVGGLMGGPPGIAVGGAVGGLFGAWMTAGQFKPIPQIILELPPAEQQKLYEDTFAIIRNLDWTDAAQLTALVMGNAALQQKLAAVLINYLSHELRAEIRYGE
- the C12H19orf12 gene encoding protein C19orf12 homolog isoform X5, with the translated sequence MPIDVHDVMHLLCRISEERKMKAAVRHSGRGALVAGATAFVGGLMGGPPGIAVGGAVGGLFGAWMTAGQFKPIPQIILELPPAEQQKLYEDTFAIIRNLDWTDAAQLTALVMGNAALQQKLAAVLINYLSHELRAEIRL
- the C12H19orf12 gene encoding protein C19orf12 homolog isoform X1; amino-acid sequence: MPIDVHDVMHLLCRISEERKMKAAVRHSGRGALVAGATAFVGGLMGGPPGIAVGGAVGGLFGAWMTAGQFKPIPQIILELPPAEQQKLYEDTFAIIRNLDWTDAAQLTALVMGNAALQQKLAAVLINYLSHELRAEIRWKVGLKVTLGKNWDLNPGILTPGPVL
- the C12H19orf12 gene encoding protein C19orf12 homolog isoform X4, which codes for MPIDVHDVMHLLCRISEERKMKAAVRHSGRGALVAGATAFVGGLMGGPPGIAVGGAVGGLFGAWMTAGQFKPIPQIILELPPAEQQKLYEDTFAIIRNLDWTDAAQLTALVMGNAALQQKLAAVLINYLSHELRAEIRQY